The Zalophus californianus isolate mZalCal1 chromosome 7, mZalCal1.pri.v2, whole genome shotgun sequence genome includes a region encoding these proteins:
- the HTR1B gene encoding 5-hydroxytryptamine receptor 1B has translation MEDTGTQCAPPPPAGSQTGVSQANLSSAPHNCSAEGYIYQDSIALPWKVLLVMLLALITLATTLSNAFVIATVYRTRKLHTPANYLIASLAVTDLLVSILVMPISTMYTVTGRWTLGQVVCDFWLSSDITCCTASILHLCVIALDRYWAITDAVEYSAKRTPKRAAVMIALVWVFSISISLPPFFWRQAKAEEEVSDCVVNTDHILYTVYSTVGAFYFPTLLLIALYGRIYVEARSRILKQTPNRTGKRLTRAQLITDSPGSTSSVTSVNSRAPDVPSESGSPVYVNQVKVRVSDALLEKKKLMAARERKATKTLGIILGAFIVCWLPFFIISLVMPICKDACWFHLAIFDFFTWLGYLNSLINPIIYTMSNEDFKQAFHKLIRFKCTG, from the coding sequence ATGGAAGACACCGGCACTCAGtgcgccccgccgccgcccgcgggCTCCCAGACCGGGGTTTCTCAAGCCaatctctcctctgctccccacaaCTGCAGCGCCGAGGGCTACATTTACCAGGACTCCATCGCCCTGCCCTGGAAAGTACTACTGGTCATGCTGCTGGCACTCATCACTTTGGCCACCACGCTCTCCAATGCTTTTGTGATCGCCACTGTGTACCGGACCCGGAAGCTGCATACCCCAGCCAACTACCTGATCGCCTCCCTGGCGGTCACCGACCTGCTCGTATCCATCCTGGTGATGCCCATCAGCACCATGTACACGGTTACCGGACGCTGGACGCTGGGCCAGGTGGTCTGTGACTTCTGGCTGTCGTCGGACATCACCTGTTGCACCGCTTCCATCCTGCACCTCTGTGTCATCGCCCTGGACCGCTACTGGGCCATCACGGACGCTGTGGAGTACTCAGCTAAAAGGACTCCCAAGAGGGCCGCGGTCATGATCGCGCTGGTGTGGGTCTTCTCTATCTCCATCTCGCTGCCGCCCTTCTTCTGGCGTCAAGCCAAAGCCGAGGAGGAGGTGTCGGACTGCGTGGTGAACACCGACCACATCCTCTATACGGTTTACTCCACGGTGGGCGCTTTCTACTTTCCCACCCTGCTCCTCATCGCCCTCTACGGCCGCATCTATGTGGAAGCCCGCTCCCGGATTTTGAAACAGACGCCCAACAGGACCGGCAAGCGCCTAACCCGAGCCCAGCTGATAACCGACTCCCCCGGGTCCACGTCCTCAGTCACCTCTGTTAACTCGCGGGCTCCCGATGTGCCCAGCGAATCCGGGTCCCCTGTGTACGTGAACCAAGTCAAAGTGCGAGTCTCCGACGCCCTGCTAGAGAAGAAGAAACTCATGGCCGCTAGGGAGCGCAAAGCCACTAAGACCCTGGGGATCATTTTGGGGGCCTTTATTGTGTGTTGGCTGCCCTTCTTCATCATCTCCCTGGTGATGCCTATTTGCAAGGATGCTTGCTGGTTCCACCTGGCCATTTTTGACTTCTTCACGTGGCTGGGCTATCTCAACTCCCTTATCAACCCCATCATCTATACCATGTCCAATGAGGACTTCAAACAAGCATTCCATAAACTGATACGCTTTAAGTGCACAGGTTGA